Proteins encoded by one window of Procambarus clarkii isolate CNS0578487 chromosome 92, FALCON_Pclarkii_2.0, whole genome shotgun sequence:
- the LOC123775142 gene encoding eEF1A lysine and N-terminal methyltransferase isoform X2 produces the protein MHERYSSDCPDMKWMKMDITASSFQNEEFTCVLDKATLDALMTDGSSEVVSLVNKYFDEMSRVLRVGGRYVCVTLLQAHILEHVLNWFPKNGWIMRICRCEDAEKSQAESGNFSFPVFVLVCTKFRHVDNFKQVIEVELGGEGVHRVESTQEVVRNIQQLQQFSLLRHTLHSQHIAGEDTSVELCDPKTGGVRYVLHIVDSLKKSNSLKFAVFIVPHGREHEWMFGSQRGREKLAESAGARRLVVVHLMRGQTYHSLQGIQEELSARVMELAPSALPSNTKIPFLSVGEDLGSRKEVTRGQSQYSGDYLVEDVQPPGASKLRRLIFLANQNVVQSEAKLITVKEKKKKGGVKEKVSVDYSFLSCEHHVAMVGGMGLVELASDLLLVGLGGGPLATYIHKYFPKVTVTAVDIDPSMVHIAQKWFGFVPNSRLKVEINDGIKYIQSAAADGTKFNVIMFDVDSKDSTVGMSCPPQAFIEISFLEVVSSCLKEGGVLIVNLVCRDVQLKKKTLEDVKSVFPVVLCQQIPEEVNCVLFCLLSGLKRPEKIKLRFEKGLRTLNESLKQQQKTNEDIFSFSEITENLTIV, from the exons ATGCACGAGAGGTACAGTTCAGATTGTCCGGATATGAAATGGATGAAAATGGACATCACTGCATCATCATTTCAGAATGAAGAATTTACTTGTGTGTTGGATAAAGCCACATTAGATGCACTTATGACAGATGGCTCCTCTGAAGTTGTCTCTCTTGTCAACAAGTATTTTGAT GAGATGAGCCGAGTGTTGCGTGTGGGAGGTCGATACGTGTGTGTCACACTGCTTCAGGCTCACATCCTCGAACATGTTCTCAACTGGTTCCCCAAGAATGGATGGATTATGAGGATATGCAG ATGTGAAGATGCTGAGAAGTCACAGGCAGAGTCTGGAAATTTCTCTTTCCCTGTGTTTGTCCTTGTGTGTACCAAGTTCAGGCACGTGGACAACTTTAAGCAA GTTATTGAGGTTGAGCTTGGAGGAGAGGGAGTGCACAGAGTGGAGAGCACACAGGAGGTGGTGCGTAACATTCAGCAACTTCAACAGTTTTCTCTCCTGCGACACACCCTCCATTCACAG CACATTGCAGGAGAGGACACGTCAGTGGAGCTGTGTGACCCAAAGACAGGAGGAGTAAGATATGTTCTCCACATTGTTGACTCTCTCAAGAAGTCCAACAGCCTGAAATTTGCGGTATTCATTGTTCCACATGGAAG GGAACATGAGTGGATGTTTGGAAGCCAGAGAGGAAGGGAGAAGCTTGCGGAGAGTGCTGGTGCACGAcgcctggtggtggtgcacctcatGAGGGGACAAACATACCACAGCTTACAAGGAATACAAGAGGAACTCTCTGCAAGAGTTATGGAGTTGGCTCCTTCTGCACTACCATCTAACACAAAG ATACCATTCTTATCTGTTGGTGAAGACCTGGGGTCCAGGAAAGAAGTAACTCGTGGCCAGAGTCAGTACTCTGGTGACTATCTGGTGGAGGATGTCCAACCTCCCGGGGCTTCAAAACTCAGACGACTCATATTCTTGGCCAATCAAAATGTAGTGCAGTCTGAAGCCAAACTGATAACAG TGAAGGAAAAGAAGAAGAAAGGTGGTGTAAAGGAGAAAGTTAGTGTAGATTACTCCTTCCTGTCATGTGAACATCATGTGGCgatggtgggagggatgggtCTGGTGGAACTTGCCTCGGACCTTCTGCTAGTCGGCCTGGGTGGCGGACCTCTCGCCACCTACATCCATAAGTACTTCCCTAAG GTTACGGTGACGGCAGTTGACATTGACCCCAGTATGGTACACATTGCCCAGAAGTGGTTTGGCTTTGTGCCTAATTCAAGACTGAAAGTAGAAATCAATGATGGCATCAAATATATTCAGAGTGCAGCAGCAGATG GAACCAAATTCAACGTGATCATGTTTGATGTGGACTCTAAGGATTCGACGGTGGGTATGAGCTGCCCTCCTCAAGCATTCATTGAGATCAGTTTCTTGGAAGTGGTCTCAAGTTGCCTCAAGGAAGGAG GAGTACTGATTGTGAACCTCGTGTGCCGAGATGTGCAACTGAAAAAGAAAACTTTGGAAGATGTGAAGTCAGTATTCCCAGTGGTTCTCTGCCAGCAAATTCCTGAAGAAGTTAACTGTGTGCTTTTTTGTTTATTATCTGGATTGAAACGTCCAGAAAAAATTAAATTAAGATTTGAGAAAGGGCTCCGTACTCTTAATGAGTCTCTCAAACAACAGCAAAAAACCAATGAAGATATTTTTTCTTTTTCAGAAATTACAGAAAATTTGACTATTGTATAA
- the LOC123775142 gene encoding eEF1A lysine and N-terminal methyltransferase isoform X1, translating into MSLIPKTVQDFSSKDYWNTFFSKRGDKVFEWYGDYAELCGILHKYVRPQDNILVPGCGSSTISADLYKVGYKCITNVDNSEVVIKQMHERYSSDCPDMKWMKMDITASSFQNEEFTCVLDKATLDALMTDGSSEVVSLVNKYFDEMSRVLRVGGRYVCVTLLQAHILEHVLNWFPKNGWIMRICRCEDAEKSQAESGNFSFPVFVLVCTKFRHVDNFKQVIEVELGGEGVHRVESTQEVVRNIQQLQQFSLLRHTLHSQHIAGEDTSVELCDPKTGGVRYVLHIVDSLKKSNSLKFAVFIVPHGREHEWMFGSQRGREKLAESAGARRLVVVHLMRGQTYHSLQGIQEELSARVMELAPSALPSNTKIPFLSVGEDLGSRKEVTRGQSQYSGDYLVEDVQPPGASKLRRLIFLANQNVVQSEAKLITVKEKKKKGGVKEKVSVDYSFLSCEHHVAMVGGMGLVELASDLLLVGLGGGPLATYIHKYFPKVTVTAVDIDPSMVHIAQKWFGFVPNSRLKVEINDGIKYIQSAAADGTKFNVIMFDVDSKDSTVGMSCPPQAFIEISFLEVVSSCLKEGGVLIVNLVCRDVQLKKKTLEDVKSVFPVVLCQQIPEEVNCVLFCLLSGLKRPEKIKLRFEKGLRTLNESLKQQQKTNEDIFSFSEITENLTIV; encoded by the exons ATGAGTTTAATACCAAAGACAGTTCAAGATTTCAGTTCAAAGGATTACTGGAATACATTTTTCTCCAAGAGAGGCGACAAAGTATTTGAATG GTATGGAGACTATGCAGAACTGTGTGGAATCCTTCATAAGTATGTCCGGCCACAAGACAACATCCTAGTACCAGGTTGTGGGAGTTCCACAATCAGTGCCGACCTATATAAAGTGGGATACAA GTGTATCACTAATGTGGACAACAGTGAGGTTGTTATTAAACAAATGCACGAGAGGTACAGTTCAGATTGTCCGGATATGAAATGGATGAAAATGGACATCACTGCATCATCATTTCAGAATGAAGAATTTACTTGTGTGTTGGATAAAGCCACATTAGATGCACTTATGACAGATGGCTCCTCTGAAGTTGTCTCTCTTGTCAACAAGTATTTTGAT GAGATGAGCCGAGTGTTGCGTGTGGGAGGTCGATACGTGTGTGTCACACTGCTTCAGGCTCACATCCTCGAACATGTTCTCAACTGGTTCCCCAAGAATGGATGGATTATGAGGATATGCAG ATGTGAAGATGCTGAGAAGTCACAGGCAGAGTCTGGAAATTTCTCTTTCCCTGTGTTTGTCCTTGTGTGTACCAAGTTCAGGCACGTGGACAACTTTAAGCAA GTTATTGAGGTTGAGCTTGGAGGAGAGGGAGTGCACAGAGTGGAGAGCACACAGGAGGTGGTGCGTAACATTCAGCAACTTCAACAGTTTTCTCTCCTGCGACACACCCTCCATTCACAG CACATTGCAGGAGAGGACACGTCAGTGGAGCTGTGTGACCCAAAGACAGGAGGAGTAAGATATGTTCTCCACATTGTTGACTCTCTCAAGAAGTCCAACAGCCTGAAATTTGCGGTATTCATTGTTCCACATGGAAG GGAACATGAGTGGATGTTTGGAAGCCAGAGAGGAAGGGAGAAGCTTGCGGAGAGTGCTGGTGCACGAcgcctggtggtggtgcacctcatGAGGGGACAAACATACCACAGCTTACAAGGAATACAAGAGGAACTCTCTGCAAGAGTTATGGAGTTGGCTCCTTCTGCACTACCATCTAACACAAAG ATACCATTCTTATCTGTTGGTGAAGACCTGGGGTCCAGGAAAGAAGTAACTCGTGGCCAGAGTCAGTACTCTGGTGACTATCTGGTGGAGGATGTCCAACCTCCCGGGGCTTCAAAACTCAGACGACTCATATTCTTGGCCAATCAAAATGTAGTGCAGTCTGAAGCCAAACTGATAACAG TGAAGGAAAAGAAGAAGAAAGGTGGTGTAAAGGAGAAAGTTAGTGTAGATTACTCCTTCCTGTCATGTGAACATCATGTGGCgatggtgggagggatgggtCTGGTGGAACTTGCCTCGGACCTTCTGCTAGTCGGCCTGGGTGGCGGACCTCTCGCCACCTACATCCATAAGTACTTCCCTAAG GTTACGGTGACGGCAGTTGACATTGACCCCAGTATGGTACACATTGCCCAGAAGTGGTTTGGCTTTGTGCCTAATTCAAGACTGAAAGTAGAAATCAATGATGGCATCAAATATATTCAGAGTGCAGCAGCAGATG GAACCAAATTCAACGTGATCATGTTTGATGTGGACTCTAAGGATTCGACGGTGGGTATGAGCTGCCCTCCTCAAGCATTCATTGAGATCAGTTTCTTGGAAGTGGTCTCAAGTTGCCTCAAGGAAGGAG GAGTACTGATTGTGAACCTCGTGTGCCGAGATGTGCAACTGAAAAAGAAAACTTTGGAAGATGTGAAGTCAGTATTCCCAGTGGTTCTCTGCCAGCAAATTCCTGAAGAAGTTAACTGTGTGCTTTTTTGTTTATTATCTGGATTGAAACGTCCAGAAAAAATTAAATTAAGATTTGAGAAAGGGCTCCGTACTCTTAATGAGTCTCTCAAACAACAGCAAAAAACCAATGAAGATATTTTTTCTTTTTCAGAAATTACAGAAAATTTGACTATTGTATAA